In Pseudobacter ginsenosidimutans, the following are encoded in one genomic region:
- a CDS encoding type III pantothenate kinase: protein MPTTTLCLDFGNTRLKCAVFRNGEMEELIVLPDDSDATIRDLVSRYQPVRSILSSVINHNPSLETILAEAGPFHKLSNQSKLPFTTPVGKPESIGADRLALVSAAVDLYPGRNTLVIALGSAITYNFVNKYKEFVGGSISPGMEMRFKSLNVFTAKLPLVKKDWNFPLMGYDTRTNILSGVILGMATEIDGIIEIYRQKYHNFNAVLTGGDAPYFVYHLKNKIFADPNLIYKGLYAICEYNNNTDV from the coding sequence ATGCCAACAACAACGCTTTGCCTTGATTTCGGAAATACCCGCCTCAAATGCGCGGTGTTCAGGAATGGGGAAATGGAAGAACTGATTGTTCTGCCCGATGATAGTGACGCCACTATCCGGGACCTCGTGAGCAGGTATCAGCCTGTCCGGTCCATCCTGTCTTCCGTTATCAATCACAATCCTTCCCTGGAAACGATCCTGGCCGAAGCAGGGCCTTTCCACAAACTCAGCAACCAGTCCAAACTTCCTTTCACCACTCCTGTAGGCAAGCCCGAAAGCATCGGCGCAGACAGGCTGGCCCTGGTTTCAGCCGCTGTGGACCTGTATCCCGGCAGGAATACCCTGGTGATCGCACTCGGCAGCGCCATCACATATAATTTTGTAAATAAATATAAAGAATTTGTCGGGGGCAGCATATCCCCAGGCATGGAAATGCGCTTCAAATCATTGAATGTTTTCACCGCCAAACTCCCGCTGGTAAAGAAAGATTGGAACTTCCCCCTCATGGGATATGACACCCGGACGAACATTTTAAGTGGCGTAATCCTTGGAATGGCTACTGAGATCGACGGAATCATAGAAATTTATCGACAAAAGTACCATAACTTTAACGCCGTCTTAACCGGGGGCGACGCACCGTATTTTGTCTATCATCTCAAAAACAAGATATTTGCAGACCCTAATTTAATCTATAAAGGGCTATATGCTATCTGCGAATACAACAATAACACCGACGTATAA
- the lptC gene encoding LPS export ABC transporter periplasmic protein LptC: MSTYSFFRAALFMGCFFLFSCENTTEEVDAAFGKKAIAIEEAIQVDSYMSQEGKTKARLTAPYMLRQVKDSQYIEFPRSLHVDFYDTTGVIETILDAKYGKYREYESKVLLRDSVIVINIKNGDTLRTPELWWDQNKEQFYTDKPSHITKRDGTDIFSRNGMKAKQDLSWYELYGNSGKLPTPDEAGPAGADSLRRDSATPGKPVPPPPPTPVPAKQEPAKPAA; encoded by the coding sequence ATGTCAACATATTCTTTTTTTCGTGCAGCCCTGTTTATGGGCTGTTTTTTTCTTTTCTCCTGCGAGAACACTACCGAAGAAGTAGATGCTGCTTTCGGCAAGAAAGCGATAGCCATCGAAGAAGCCATTCAGGTAGACAGTTACATGAGCCAGGAAGGCAAGACCAAGGCCCGCCTCACTGCCCCGTACATGCTGCGACAGGTAAAAGATTCCCAATACATCGAATTCCCCCGCTCTTTGCATGTTGATTTTTACGATACCACCGGCGTTATCGAAACCATTCTCGATGCGAAATATGGAAAGTACCGTGAATACGAGAGCAAGGTATTGCTGAGGGATAGCGTGATTGTGATCAATATCAAAAATGGCGATACGCTTCGCACACCCGAATTGTGGTGGGACCAGAACAAAGAACAATTCTATACAGATAAACCTTCGCATATCACTAAACGTGATGGCACCGATATCTTTTCCCGCAATGGCATGAAGGCCAAACAGGACCTGAGCTGGTATGAACTGTATGGCAATTCCGGCAAACTGCCAACGCCTGATGAAGCCGGCCCCGCTGGCGCCGACAGTCTTCGCAGGGACTCAGCCACACCAGGCAAACCTGTTCCACCACCTCCACCAACTCCTGTTCCCGCAAAACAGGAACCCGCGAAACCAGCAGCCTGA
- a CDS encoding potassium channel beta subunit family protein, with protein sequence MEYRRLGKSGLELSVLSFGSWVTFHKQLEDGLADELMGIAYDRGVNFFDNAEVYALGESEKMMGRVLKKKKWDRTSYTISSKAYFGWRGKDNKPNQTGLSRKHLFEACNEALQRLQLDYLDLFFCHRPDVNVPIEEVVWTMHNLIQQGKILYWGTSQWSGAEIMEAHRVAQQYNLIGPVMEQPQYNMFERFKMEQDYLPVFKNVGLGTTIWSPLAAGFLTGKYNDGIPADSRLALEGFDWLKDRWIQDAKLEKVKKLTELAKQLNVSLASLAIAWTIKNPNVTTAILGATKRSQLDDNFKALDVLQLLTPEVLAQIENILQNKPSMDLA encoded by the coding sequence ATGGAATATCGCAGACTTGGAAAATCAGGACTGGAATTGAGCGTACTGTCTTTCGGCAGCTGGGTAACCTTTCACAAACAACTGGAAGACGGACTTGCCGATGAACTGATGGGCATCGCCTATGACAGGGGCGTCAACTTCTTCGATAACGCTGAGGTATATGCGCTGGGAGAAAGTGAAAAGATGATGGGGCGCGTTCTCAAAAAGAAAAAATGGGACAGAACTTCCTATACAATTTCTTCCAAAGCCTATTTCGGCTGGAGAGGAAAAGATAACAAACCCAATCAGACAGGGCTCAGCCGCAAACATCTTTTTGAAGCCTGTAACGAAGCGCTGCAAAGACTTCAGCTGGACTACCTGGATCTTTTCTTCTGCCATCGTCCGGATGTGAATGTGCCGATCGAGGAAGTGGTCTGGACCATGCACAACCTAATTCAGCAGGGCAAGATCCTTTACTGGGGCACCAGCCAGTGGAGCGGAGCAGAGATCATGGAAGCGCATCGCGTGGCGCAGCAATACAATCTTATCGGGCCCGTAATGGAACAGCCGCAATACAATATGTTCGAGCGTTTCAAAATGGAGCAGGATTATCTTCCTGTATTCAAAAATGTTGGCCTGGGCACTACTATCTGGAGCCCGTTGGCAGCCGGCTTCCTCACAGGAAAATACAATGATGGCATCCCTGCGGATTCCCGCCTGGCCCTGGAAGGGTTCGACTGGCTGAAAGACCGCTGGATCCAGGATGCGAAGCTGGAGAAAGTGAAAAAACTCACAGAGCTGGCCAAACAACTCAATGTATCGCTCGCTTCGCTTGCAATTGCATGGACCATCAAAAATCCCAACGTGACCACCGCTATTCTCGGAGCCACTAAGAGATCACAACTGGATGACAACTTCAAAGCGCTCGACGTACTACAGTTGCTCACGCCGGAAGTGTTGGCGCAAATCGAAAATATTTTGCAGAATAAACCTTCAATGGATCTTGCATAA